The following proteins come from a genomic window of Pyxidicoccus sp. MSG2:
- a CDS encoding VOC family protein: protein MTPSFVKLLVSDAARSLAFYEALGFERVGAEPPFVHLQWAGAVDLYLVTPPPMLKLEGRRGLGVLVGFRTQGASGLDELLLRAQAQGAAVEGPVVQPWHTREVIVTDPDGYRLNFIEPA, encoded by the coding sequence GTGACTCCGTCGTTCGTCAAGCTGCTCGTCTCGGACGCCGCGCGCTCGCTGGCGTTCTACGAGGCGCTAGGCTTCGAGCGCGTGGGCGCCGAGCCTCCCTTCGTCCACCTCCAGTGGGCGGGGGCGGTGGACCTCTACCTCGTCACCCCTCCTCCCATGCTGAAGCTGGAGGGGCGGCGAGGCCTGGGCGTGCTGGTGGGCTTCCGCACCCAGGGAGCCAGCGGTCTCGACGAGTTGCTCCTGCGCGCCCAGGCTCAAGGTGCCGCGGTGGAGGGCCCGGTGGTGCAGCCCTGGCACACGCGGGAGGTCATCGTCACCGACCCGGACGGCTACCGGCTGAACTTCATCGAGCCCGCGTAG
- a CDS encoding ammonium transporter, whose translation MKKWLAVALLVGVGVAGLLVSPAAQARQGGPINAADTAWILTATALVLLMTPGLSFFYGGMVRLKNVVSTLLQSFIAMAVISLLWVVVGFSLSFGDSFHGLIGDPRTFFMFSGVGGETHPDLAPTIPLLLFALFQLKFAIITPALITGAFAERVRFKAYVLFMVLFTLVIYAPLAHWTWHPEGFLRKWGVLDFAGGTVVHMSAGFAALAGALVLGRRTVHVENAPQTPANVPFVMLGTGMLWFGWFGFNAGSALSASSTATLAFATTNTASAAAMLGWMAFDWLRGRKPSGVGACVGAVVGLVAVTPAAGFITVGQSIVVGLVASFVSNAAAHFKSRTAIDDTLDVFPCHGLGGVVGMVLTGVLAKDVGLIYGETRTFLMHMLALVLVSVFSFVGSYLLYKLVDLFVPLRVTREQEDLGLDLSQHGETVGELPVAPAPHMPAAASTAPVAEPEPRGPSVPLPA comes from the coding sequence ATGAAGAAGTGGTTGGCGGTGGCCCTTCTGGTGGGTGTGGGTGTGGCGGGCCTGCTGGTGAGTCCGGCGGCGCAGGCGCGGCAGGGGGGACCCATCAACGCGGCGGACACCGCGTGGATCCTCACGGCGACGGCGCTGGTGCTGCTGATGACGCCGGGCCTGTCCTTCTTCTACGGCGGCATGGTGCGGCTGAAGAACGTGGTGTCCACGCTGCTGCAGAGCTTCATCGCCATGGCGGTCATCAGCCTGCTCTGGGTGGTGGTGGGCTTCAGCCTGAGCTTCGGTGACAGCTTCCACGGGCTGATTGGCGACCCTCGCACCTTCTTCATGTTCAGCGGCGTGGGCGGTGAGACGCACCCGGACCTGGCGCCCACCATTCCCCTGCTGCTGTTCGCGCTGTTCCAGCTCAAGTTCGCCATCATCACCCCGGCGCTCATCACCGGTGCGTTCGCCGAGCGGGTGCGCTTCAAGGCGTACGTGCTGTTCATGGTGCTCTTCACGCTGGTCATCTACGCGCCGCTGGCGCACTGGACGTGGCACCCGGAGGGCTTCCTGCGCAAGTGGGGGGTGCTGGACTTCGCGGGCGGCACGGTGGTGCACATGTCGGCGGGCTTCGCGGCGCTGGCGGGCGCGCTGGTGCTGGGGCGGCGGACGGTGCACGTGGAGAACGCGCCGCAGACGCCGGCCAACGTCCCCTTCGTGATGCTGGGCACGGGCATGCTGTGGTTCGGCTGGTTCGGCTTCAACGCGGGCTCGGCGCTGTCGGCCTCGTCGACGGCCACGCTGGCGTTCGCCACCACGAACACGGCCTCGGCGGCGGCGATGCTGGGGTGGATGGCCTTCGACTGGCTGCGCGGCCGCAAGCCGAGCGGCGTGGGCGCCTGCGTGGGCGCGGTGGTGGGCCTGGTCGCGGTGACGCCGGCGGCGGGCTTCATCACCGTGGGCCAGAGCATCGTCGTGGGCCTGGTGGCGAGCTTCGTGAGCAACGCGGCGGCGCACTTCAAGAGCCGCACGGCCATCGACGACACGCTGGACGTGTTCCCCTGCCACGGTCTGGGCGGCGTGGTGGGCATGGTGCTGACGGGCGTGCTGGCGAAGGACGTGGGCCTCATCTACGGGGAGACGCGGACCTTCCTGATGCACATGCTGGCGCTGGTGCTGGTGTCGGTCTTCTCCTTCGTGGGCTCGTACCTGCTCTACAAGCTGGTGGACCTCTTCGTCCCGCTGCGCGTCACCCGCGAGCAGGAAGACCTGGGGCTCGACCTGAGCCAGCACGGCGAGACGGTGGGCGAACTGCCCGTGGCCCCGGCGCCCCACATGCCCGCCGCCGCGAGCACGGCCCCCGTCGCGGAGCCCGAGCCGCGCGGCCCCTCCGTGCCGCTGCCGGCCTGA
- a CDS encoding efflux RND transporter permease subunit — translation MKLSTAAVKNPQFTLVVFAMLVALGVSSALSIPRAEDPVFPMPSFTLVAVYPGASPRDLEQLVVDPLEDAFDELEDVKKVRSQMEDGLALIHLEFDASADPDDKYSEVLRQVNATRPKLPADLVRLEVERYSAANVSVVQLALVGPNAPARELERQADALAERLSNVTGVKKAEVFAVPKQEVRVSLDLERLTRAGVPLPQVLQALGGANLNVPAGSVDVGTRRFNVQTSSEFTSLDEVRATVVGGGAQGVVRLGDVADVSFRDQDAVHLGRFNGERAAFISVTQKEGQNVFAVRDATLAAAREWAKQLPRGLRLETGFDQSLQVGRRLGGFATDFALALALVLLTLLPLGFRASLIVMVSIPLSLALGLVALNFAGFTLNQLSIVGFVIALGLLVDDSIVVVENIARFLRQGMGRVRAAIEGTSQIGLAVLGCTATLVLAFVPLVFMPGTSGQFIRSLPMAVVFTILASLLVSLTVIPLLASLFLKEDAHPEGNRVLRAFHHFIERSYRPVLHRALARPVLTLGVAVALFAGSLALVPVVGFSLFPKAGTPMFHVLVEAPDGTSLAETDRAVRFVEEALRRRPEVASVSANTGRGHPSVYYNVQPGAERPNTGEVFAQLHEYKSDSTPALLDGLRAELDAYPGVRIEVREFEQGPPVEAPVAVRLVGPELETLRSLAVDVQKVLEATPGTLYVKNPVQTRRTDLEVEVDREKAGLVGVSAAEVARTVRFGLAGLRAGSFRDADGEDHPILVRLPLEPGAWPELGALERLHVAGVTGNLVPLGQLARVRLEASPSRITHREGERTVTVTASVATGYNTDNVTHAVMARLDEALKLPSGYRWEVAGELESRKESFSGVSAAAIIAAFGVLAVLVLEFRTFKSTLIVASVIPLGLVGGIVALLLTGNTLSFTASIGFIALVGIEVKNSILLVDFTNQLRARGVGLDAAIEQAGETRFLPILLTTLTALGGLLPLALENSSLYSPLAWVIIGGLISSTLLTRVVTPVVYKLLAPEVEPEGVSTAGEGTGPALPGAPAAAGGVA, via the coding sequence ATGAAGCTCTCCACCGCCGCCGTGAAGAACCCGCAGTTCACCCTCGTCGTGTTCGCCATGCTGGTGGCGCTCGGCGTCTCCAGCGCGCTGTCCATTCCGCGCGCGGAAGACCCGGTGTTCCCCATGCCGTCCTTCACCCTCGTCGCCGTCTACCCGGGTGCCAGCCCGAGAGACCTCGAGCAGCTCGTGGTGGACCCGCTGGAGGACGCCTTCGACGAGCTGGAGGACGTGAAGAAGGTGCGCAGCCAGATGGAGGACGGGCTGGCGCTCATCCACCTCGAGTTCGACGCCTCCGCCGACCCCGACGACAAGTACTCCGAGGTGCTGCGGCAGGTGAACGCCACGCGGCCGAAGCTGCCCGCGGACCTGGTGCGACTGGAGGTGGAGCGCTACAGCGCGGCCAACGTGAGCGTCGTGCAGTTGGCCCTGGTGGGCCCCAACGCCCCGGCGCGCGAGCTGGAGCGCCAGGCGGACGCGCTGGCCGAGCGCCTGTCCAACGTCACGGGCGTGAAGAAGGCCGAGGTGTTCGCGGTGCCGAAGCAGGAGGTGCGCGTGTCGCTGGATTTGGAGCGACTGACGCGGGCGGGCGTGCCGCTGCCGCAGGTGCTCCAGGCGCTGGGCGGAGCCAACCTCAACGTGCCGGCCGGTAGCGTGGACGTGGGCACCCGGCGCTTCAACGTTCAGACGAGCAGCGAGTTCACCTCGCTGGACGAGGTGCGCGCCACGGTGGTGGGCGGCGGCGCGCAGGGCGTGGTGCGCCTGGGCGACGTGGCCGACGTGTCCTTCCGAGACCAGGACGCGGTCCACCTGGGCCGCTTCAACGGCGAGCGCGCCGCCTTCATCAGCGTCACCCAGAAGGAGGGGCAGAACGTCTTCGCGGTGCGAGACGCGACGCTGGCCGCCGCGCGGGAGTGGGCGAAGCAGCTGCCTCGGGGCTTGCGGCTGGAGACGGGGTTCGACCAGTCGCTCCAGGTGGGCCGGCGGCTGGGCGGCTTCGCCACCGACTTCGCGCTGGCGCTTGCGCTCGTCCTGCTGACGCTGCTGCCGCTGGGCTTCCGCGCCAGCCTCATCGTCATGGTGTCCATTCCCCTGTCCCTGGCACTGGGCCTGGTGGCGCTGAACTTCGCCGGCTTCACGCTCAACCAACTCTCCATCGTCGGCTTCGTGATTGCGCTGGGCCTGCTGGTGGACGACAGCATCGTCGTGGTGGAGAACATCGCTCGCTTCCTGCGCCAGGGCATGGGCCGCGTGCGCGCCGCGATTGAAGGCACGTCGCAGATTGGGCTCGCGGTGCTGGGGTGCACGGCCACGCTGGTGCTCGCCTTCGTGCCGCTGGTGTTCATGCCGGGCACGTCCGGGCAGTTCATCCGCAGCCTGCCCATGGCGGTGGTGTTCACCATCCTCGCGTCCCTGCTGGTGTCGCTCACCGTGATTCCGCTGCTGGCCAGCCTCTTCCTCAAGGAGGATGCGCACCCGGAGGGCAACCGCGTGCTGCGCGCCTTCCATCACTTCATCGAGCGCAGCTACCGCCCGGTGCTGCACCGCGCACTGGCCCGGCCGGTGCTGACGCTGGGGGTGGCGGTGGCGCTCTTCGCGGGCAGCCTCGCGCTGGTGCCGGTGGTGGGCTTCAGCCTCTTCCCCAAGGCGGGCACGCCGATGTTCCACGTGCTGGTGGAGGCGCCGGACGGCACCAGCCTCGCCGAGACGGACCGCGCGGTGCGCTTCGTGGAGGAGGCCCTGCGCCGACGGCCAGAGGTGGCCAGCGTGTCCGCCAACACCGGGCGCGGTCATCCGTCCGTCTACTACAACGTGCAGCCGGGCGCGGAGCGGCCCAACACCGGCGAGGTCTTCGCGCAGCTCCACGAATACAAGTCGGACTCCACCCCCGCGCTGCTGGACGGCCTGCGCGCGGAATTGGACGCGTACCCCGGAGTCCGCATCGAGGTGCGCGAGTTCGAGCAGGGGCCTCCCGTCGAAGCGCCGGTGGCCGTGCGGCTGGTGGGGCCGGAATTGGAGACGCTGCGCTCGCTGGCGGTGGACGTGCAGAAGGTGCTGGAGGCGACGCCGGGAACCCTCTACGTGAAGAACCCCGTGCAGACGCGGCGCACGGATCTGGAGGTGGAGGTGGACCGCGAGAAGGCGGGCCTCGTTGGCGTGTCCGCGGCGGAGGTGGCCCGCACCGTGCGCTTCGGGCTGGCGGGGCTGCGCGCGGGTTCCTTCCGCGACGCCGACGGCGAGGACCACCCCATCCTCGTCCGGCTGCCGCTGGAGCCGGGCGCGTGGCCGGAATTGGGCGCGCTGGAGCGGCTGCATGTCGCGGGCGTCACCGGCAACCTCGTGCCGCTGGGGCAATTGGCCCGGGTGCGACTGGAGGCCAGCCCCAGCCGGATTACGCACCGGGAGGGCGAGCGCACCGTCACCGTCACCGCCAGCGTGGCCACCGGCTACAACACCGACAACGTCACGCACGCGGTGATGGCGCGGTTGGACGAGGCGCTGAAGCTGCCCTCGGGCTATCGCTGGGAGGTGGCCGGAGAGCTGGAGAGCCGCAAGGAGAGCTTCAGCGGTGTGTCCGCGGCGGCCATCATCGCGGCGTTCGGCGTGCTCGCGGTGCTGGTGCTGGAGTTCCGCACCTTCAAGAGCACGCTCATCGTCGCGTCGGTGATTCCGCTGGGGCTGGTGGGCGGCATCGTCGCGCTGCTCCTCACCGGCAACACGCTGTCCTTCACCGCCTCCATCGGCTTCATCGCGCTGGTGGGAATCGAAGTGAAGAACAGCATCCTGCTGGTGGACTTCACCAATCAGCTCCGCGCGCGGGGCGTGGGGCTGGATGCCGCCATCGAACAGGCGGGCGAGACGCGCTTCCTCCCCATCCTGCTCACCACCCTGACGGCCCTGGGCGGCCTGCTGCCGCTGGCGCTGGAGAACAGCAGCCTCTACTCGCCGCTGGCGTGGGTCATCATCGGCGGGCTCATCTCTTCCACGCTCCTCACCCGCGTGGTGACGCCGGTGGTGTACAAGCTGCTGGCTCCCGAGGTGGAGCCGGAGGGCGTGTCCACTGCCGGCGAAGGGACGGGCCCGGCGCTTCCCGGCGCACCCGCCGCGGCCGGAGGTGTGGCATGA
- a CDS encoding sigma 54-interacting transcriptional regulator, producing the protein MSNGSDPRTLTGGAEEAAGTTRVRRLLVVHGESRGALQVLDAEGPHVIGRAGCQVFGPLGLTDAEVSRVHARVVWDADARGFALEDASSHNGTFLDGRRVQGRLPLQPGAVVRVGASLLLYEDVLLPAYAPLEPESQGLPGPSLGLGRVRAEVALVAPQPLPVLVLGETGSGKELVAEELHRRSGRVGSFIPLNCAAISPQLAESELFGHTAGAFTGAQKRSEGLFLAADGGTLFLDEIGELPLDLQPKLLRALSRGEVRPVGGTASVHANVRVVAATHRDLGRMVAEGRFRDDLYARLSGWTVRVPPLRERKEDVLALGRRFLSRAPQPPVLTADAAEALLLHDWPHNVRELEQVLTAAAVRAGQGPLRREHLPPPLMERLRDRAFPTSTTPAPAAPMPLEVMVPRDRPPGRDELHTVLTRLEGNMAQVADFFGKDRRQVYRWAERLGIDPDSYRKS; encoded by the coding sequence ATGAGCAACGGCAGTGACCCGAGGACGTTGACCGGAGGGGCGGAGGAAGCAGCCGGCACCACGCGGGTGCGGCGCCTCCTCGTGGTGCACGGCGAGTCACGCGGCGCGCTCCAGGTGCTGGACGCGGAAGGCCCGCACGTCATCGGCCGCGCCGGCTGCCAGGTGTTCGGCCCCCTGGGGCTGACCGATGCGGAGGTGAGCCGGGTGCACGCGCGCGTCGTCTGGGACGCCGACGCGCGCGGCTTCGCGCTGGAGGACGCGAGCAGCCACAACGGCACCTTCCTCGACGGCCGTCGCGTGCAGGGACGCCTGCCGCTGCAGCCCGGCGCCGTGGTGCGCGTGGGCGCGTCGCTGCTGCTCTACGAGGACGTGCTGCTGCCGGCCTACGCCCCGCTGGAGCCGGAGTCGCAGGGCCTGCCCGGGCCCAGCCTGGGCCTCGGCCGCGTGCGCGCGGAAGTCGCGCTGGTGGCCCCGCAACCCCTGCCCGTGCTGGTGCTGGGCGAGACGGGCTCGGGCAAGGAGCTGGTCGCCGAGGAGCTGCACCGCCGCAGTGGCCGCGTGGGCTCCTTCATCCCCCTCAACTGCGCGGCCATCTCCCCACAGCTCGCGGAGAGCGAGCTGTTCGGCCACACGGCCGGCGCCTTCACCGGCGCGCAGAAGCGCTCCGAGGGCCTGTTCCTCGCGGCCGACGGCGGCACCCTCTTCCTGGACGAAATCGGCGAGCTGCCCCTGGACCTCCAGCCCAAGCTGCTGCGCGCCCTGTCCCGGGGTGAGGTGCGCCCCGTGGGAGGCACCGCCTCCGTCCACGCCAACGTGCGCGTCGTCGCCGCCACCCACAGGGACCTCGGTCGCATGGTGGCCGAGGGCCGCTTCCGCGATGACCTCTACGCACGCCTGTCCGGTTGGACGGTGCGCGTGCCGCCGCTGCGCGAGCGCAAGGAGGACGTGCTTGCGCTCGGCCGCCGCTTCCTCTCGCGTGCCCCCCAGCCGCCCGTCCTCACCGCCGACGCCGCCGAGGCCCTGCTGCTCCATGACTGGCCCCACAACGTGCGCGAATTGGAGCAGGTGCTGACCGCCGCCGCGGTGCGCGCGGGCCAGGGCCCCCTGCGTCGCGAGCACCTCCCGCCGCCCCTGATGGAGCGCCTGAGGGACAGGGCCTTTCCTACCTCCACCACCCCGGCCCCTGCCGCCCCCATGCCGCTGGAGGTGATGGTGCCGCGCGACAGGCCCCCCGGCCGGGACGAGCTGCACACGGTGCTCACCCGCCTGGAGGGCAACATGGCGCAGGTGGCGGACTTCTTCGGCAAGGACCGCCGCCAGGTGTACCGCTGGGCCGAGCGGCTGGGCATCGACCCGGACTCGTACCGCAAGAGCTAG
- a CDS encoding UvrB/UvrC motif-containing protein, which translates to MDSRVDSLLAHVREHAENRPGVYRMLGPSGELLYVGKSVRVRTRLLSYFRADDREKAAEIISHAHRVEWDYTASEFAALLQEFRLIKSQRPLYNVEHKRDRGHCFIHLTREAIPRLRVVGRANGESGDYFGPFHGRDSISDVVRAVSDLLELRDCPADTPMRLADQFQLFPVKLEPLCMRGQLSRCLAPCAGGCSHAEYHARVAQARAFLEGTSDTPLTLLRERMALAARRLQFEYAAELRDRAERLELMRGWIVELGRTLKQLSFVYTVPGHGGDDYTYVVRRGSVRAEQPAPETPEERDALEARAREIFERPEPETLGLRAHEAQEVMLIARWFRLHPEELERTLPAKQLLAPSDASTP; encoded by the coding sequence ATGGACTCCCGCGTCGACTCACTCCTCGCCCACGTCCGCGAGCACGCCGAGAATCGCCCCGGGGTCTACCGGATGCTGGGGCCCTCGGGAGAGCTGCTCTACGTGGGCAAGTCCGTGCGGGTGCGGACGCGACTGCTGTCGTACTTCCGCGCGGACGACAGGGAGAAGGCGGCGGAGATCATCTCCCACGCGCACCGCGTCGAGTGGGACTACACGGCCAGCGAGTTCGCCGCGCTCCTGCAGGAGTTCCGGCTCATCAAGTCCCAGCGCCCGCTCTACAACGTGGAGCACAAGCGGGACCGGGGCCACTGCTTCATCCACCTCACGCGTGAAGCCATTCCCCGGCTGCGCGTGGTGGGCCGAGCCAACGGCGAGAGCGGCGACTACTTCGGCCCCTTCCACGGCCGCGATTCCATCTCCGACGTGGTGCGCGCGGTGAGTGACCTGCTCGAGCTGCGCGACTGTCCCGCCGACACGCCGATGCGGCTGGCGGACCAGTTCCAGCTCTTCCCCGTGAAGCTGGAGCCGCTGTGCATGCGCGGCCAGCTCTCACGCTGCCTCGCCCCGTGCGCGGGAGGCTGCAGCCACGCGGAGTACCACGCGCGCGTCGCGCAGGCCCGGGCCTTCCTGGAGGGCACGTCCGACACGCCGCTCACCCTGCTGCGCGAGCGCATGGCCCTGGCCGCCCGCCGCCTCCAGTTCGAATACGCCGCCGAGCTGAGAGACCGCGCGGAGCGGCTGGAGCTGATGCGCGGCTGGATTGTCGAGCTGGGCCGGACGCTCAAGCAGCTCTCCTTCGTCTACACGGTGCCCGGCCACGGCGGCGACGACTACACCTACGTCGTGCGGCGGGGCAGCGTGCGCGCCGAACAGCCCGCGCCAGAAACTCCCGAGGAGCGCGACGCCCTCGAAGCACGGGCCCGCGAAATCTTCGAGCGCCCGGAGCCGGAGACGCTCGGCCTGCGCGCGCACGAGGCGCAGGAGGTGATGCTCATCGCCCGCTGGTTCCGCCTCCACCCCGAGGAGCTGGAGCGCACCCTCCCCGCGAAGCAGCTCCTCGCGCCCTCGGACGCCTCCACGCCCTGA
- a CDS encoding TetR/AcrR family transcriptional regulator, translating to MGIKERREREKQATRQRILDAARELFVHEGYEAVTMRRVAEKIEYSPTAIYVHFKDKAALIRELCAHDFLRFAEVLNKVARVQDPLERLRKLSRAYIAFAQEHPTTYRLLFMQRHPPDMNDAEDRGIQQGNPEQDAYAFLQKQVQEARDAGCFRPEYQDVDLISQTLWGGLHGLVSLHLVMDKDEWLTLKPLGKSADLMVDLLLGGFARPPGNGTTRAR from the coding sequence ATGGGCATCAAGGAGCGGCGAGAGCGGGAGAAGCAGGCGACGCGGCAGCGCATCCTCGATGCCGCGCGCGAGCTCTTCGTCCATGAGGGCTACGAAGCGGTGACGATGCGGCGCGTCGCCGAGAAGATTGAGTACAGCCCCACCGCCATCTACGTGCACTTCAAGGACAAGGCCGCGCTCATCCGCGAGTTGTGCGCGCACGACTTCCTGCGCTTCGCCGAGGTGCTCAACAAGGTGGCTCGCGTGCAGGACCCGCTGGAGCGGCTGCGCAAGCTGTCCCGGGCCTATATCGCCTTCGCCCAGGAGCACCCCACCACCTACCGGCTCCTCTTCATGCAGCGGCACCCGCCGGACATGAACGACGCGGAGGACCGCGGCATCCAGCAGGGCAACCCGGAGCAGGACGCATACGCCTTCCTCCAGAAGCAGGTGCAGGAGGCGCGCGACGCCGGCTGCTTCCGGCCCGAGTACCAGGACGTGGACCTCATCAGCCAGACGCTGTGGGGCGGCCTGCACGGCCTGGTGTCGCTCCACCTGGTGATGGACAAGGACGAGTGGCTCACCCTGAAGCCGCTGGGGAAGTCCGCGGACCTGATGGTGGACCTGCTCCTGGGGGGCTTCGCGCGCCCCCCAGGAAACGGGACTACGCGGGCTCGATGA
- a CDS encoding efflux RND transporter periplasmic adaptor subunit — translation MVRAPSPTLSAALLGGFAVLLSGLLSTGCSGSASAAPTPVASGEAPVRVRLAPVVTEEVARPVRASGTLAGKQEVRLSTKVGGVVQAVSADEGQKVKRGQVLAALDLSEIGPLVAQAREAREKAARDLERVKGLHSQQVATLAQLQDATTGYEVADAAWRAASFNQRQATVLAPSDGRILKRMVEPGEVVSPGQPLFFFASTDGGWVVRVGLADRDVVRVKEGDPAEVTLDAYPGRTFRARISEVASAATPGVGTAEVELALDVRPSPGSEAPRLLSGLSAKAVVTPSERQAVQLVPVEALLEGDGEVASVFTLDGDGRTARRQRVRVAFLSGADGRAALSEGPGGGARVITDGVAFLRDGQAVAVVEAPSTEPTSRR, via the coding sequence ATGGTTCGCGCCCCGTCGCCGACCCTCTCCGCCGCGCTGCTCGGCGGCTTCGCGGTCCTGCTCTCCGGCCTGCTGTCCACGGGCTGCTCCGGGTCGGCTTCCGCGGCCCCCACACCTGTTGCCTCGGGCGAGGCTCCCGTGCGGGTGCGGCTCGCGCCCGTCGTCACGGAGGAGGTGGCCCGCCCCGTCCGCGCCAGTGGGACGCTGGCCGGCAAGCAGGAGGTGCGCCTCTCCACCAAGGTGGGCGGGGTGGTGCAGGCGGTGTCCGCCGACGAGGGTCAGAAGGTGAAGCGCGGCCAGGTGCTCGCGGCGCTGGACCTGTCGGAGATTGGCCCGCTGGTGGCCCAGGCCCGCGAGGCGCGCGAGAAGGCGGCGCGGGATTTGGAGCGCGTGAAGGGGCTCCACTCGCAGCAGGTGGCCACGCTGGCGCAGCTCCAGGACGCCACCACCGGTTACGAGGTCGCGGACGCCGCGTGGCGCGCGGCGTCCTTCAATCAGCGGCAGGCCACGGTGCTCGCGCCGTCCGACGGCCGCATCCTCAAGCGCATGGTGGAGCCGGGAGAAGTGGTGTCTCCAGGCCAGCCGCTCTTCTTCTTCGCCAGCACCGACGGCGGCTGGGTGGTGCGCGTGGGGCTGGCGGACCGCGACGTGGTGCGCGTGAAGGAGGGCGACCCGGCCGAGGTGACGCTCGATGCGTACCCGGGCCGTACCTTCCGCGCCCGCATCAGCGAGGTGGCCAGTGCCGCCACGCCGGGCGTGGGCACCGCGGAGGTGGAGCTGGCGCTGGACGTGCGCCCGTCCCCCGGGAGCGAGGCGCCACGCCTGCTGTCCGGCCTGTCCGCGAAGGCGGTGGTGACGCCCTCCGAGCGGCAGGCGGTGCAGCTCGTCCCGGTGGAGGCGCTGCTGGAGGGAGACGGCGAGGTGGCCAGCGTCTTCACGCTCGACGGCGACGGCCGCACCGCGCGGAGGCAGCGCGTCCGGGTGGCCTTCCTCTCCGGCGCGGACGGCCGCGCGGCGCTCTCCGAGGGTCCGGGTGGCGGCGCGCGCGTCATCACCGACGGCGTGGCCTTCCTGCGCGACGGGCAGGCGGTGGCGGTGGTGGAGGCGCCCTCCACGGAGCCCACGTCGCGCCGCTGA
- the gstA gene encoding glutathione transferase GstA yields MKLFYSPGACSLSPHIVLREAGLSFDIEKVDIRAKKTEHGADYFGVNPKGYVPAIQLDDGSLLTEGPAIVQYIADKVPEKKLAPANGTIERYRLQEMLNFISTELHKSFSPLFNPAFPDEGKKIYKERLATRFKLVDDILSKKGPYLFGEFFTVADAYLFTVTNWAGHLKVDLESFPALKAYMAHVAGRPAVQAALKAEGLAK; encoded by the coding sequence ATGAAGCTCTTCTACTCCCCGGGTGCCTGTTCCCTGTCTCCGCACATCGTCCTGCGTGAGGCCGGCCTCTCCTTCGACATCGAGAAGGTCGACATCCGCGCCAAGAAGACCGAGCACGGCGCGGACTACTTCGGCGTCAACCCCAAGGGCTATGTCCCGGCCATCCAGCTCGATGACGGCAGCCTCCTCACGGAAGGGCCCGCCATCGTCCAGTACATCGCGGACAAGGTGCCGGAGAAGAAGCTGGCCCCGGCCAACGGCACCATCGAGCGCTACCGCCTCCAGGAGATGCTCAACTTCATCTCCACCGAGCTCCACAAGAGCTTCAGCCCCCTCTTCAACCCCGCGTTCCCCGACGAGGGGAAGAAGATCTACAAGGAGCGGCTCGCGACGCGCTTCAAGCTGGTCGACGACATCCTGTCGAAGAAGGGCCCCTACCTCTTCGGCGAGTTCTTCACCGTGGCGGACGCGTACCTCTTCACCGTGACGAACTGGGCGGGCCACCTGAAGGTGGACCTGGAGTCCTTCCCCGCGCTCAAGGCCTACATGGCGCACGTGGCGGGCCGTCCCGCGGTGCAGGCTGCGCTGAAGGCCGAAGGCCTCGCGAAGTGA